A DNA window from Pseudomonas sp. B21-056 contains the following coding sequences:
- a CDS encoding chemotaxis protein CheV: protein MAGVMDSVNQRTQLVGQNRLELLLFRLDGQQLYGINVFKVREVLQCPKLTLMPKSSPVVCGVANIRGATIPILDLAMATGSGRLLDQSNPFVIITEYNTKTQGFLVRSVERIVNMNWEEIHPPPKGTGRDHYLTAVTRVDGQLVEIIDVEKILAEVAPTTETISHGVVDAETQHKAVSLRVLTVDDSSVARKQVSRCLQTIGVEVIALNDGRQALDYLRNLVDEGKKPEEEFLMMISDIEMPEMDGYTLTSEVRSDPRMQKLHIILHTSLSGVFNQAMVKKVGADDFLAKFRPDDLASRVVERIKAAG from the coding sequence ATGGCGGGAGTGATGGATTCGGTAAACCAGCGCACGCAGCTGGTCGGTCAGAATCGCCTGGAGCTGTTGTTGTTCCGTCTCGATGGCCAGCAGTTGTATGGGATCAACGTGTTCAAGGTCCGCGAGGTGCTGCAATGCCCCAAGCTGACCTTGATGCCCAAGTCCAGTCCCGTCGTGTGCGGTGTGGCAAATATCCGGGGAGCGACCATCCCGATTCTCGATCTGGCGATGGCCACCGGTTCCGGTCGGCTGCTGGATCAGAGCAATCCGTTTGTGATCATCACCGAGTACAACACCAAGACCCAGGGATTCCTGGTGCGATCGGTGGAGCGCATCGTCAACATGAACTGGGAAGAGATCCATCCGCCGCCCAAGGGTACCGGCCGCGATCACTACCTGACGGCAGTGACCCGGGTCGACGGCCAGTTGGTGGAAATCATCGACGTGGAGAAAATCCTTGCCGAAGTGGCGCCGACCACGGAAACCATCTCCCACGGTGTGGTGGATGCCGAAACCCAGCACAAGGCGGTTTCGCTGCGGGTGCTGACGGTGGATGATTCGTCGGTGGCACGTAAGCAGGTGAGCCGTTGCCTGCAGACGATCGGCGTCGAAGTGATTGCGTTGAACGATGGACGGCAGGCGCTGGATTACCTGCGCAACCTGGTCGACGAAGGCAAGAAGCCGGAAGAGGAGTTCCTGATGATGATCTCCGACATCGAGATGCCGGAGATGGACGGGTACACCCTGACGTCGGAAGTCCGCAGCGATCCGCGTATGCAAAAGCTGCACATCATCCTGCACACGTCCCTGTCGGGCGTCTTCAACCAGGCGATGGTCAAGAAGGTCGGTGCCGATGATTTTCTCGCCAAGTTCCGCCCCGATGACCTGGCTTCCCGGGTAGTCGAGC
- the flgA gene encoding flagellar basal body P-ring formation chaperone FlgA produces the protein MKAQTTFSRRLTTHCRHWLGVLLAACLFASGGRALADAPVTLPDLLIGVTQGFLEFTVEDYLASSQTEGRYEIEVNQIDPRLRMPMCDKELTASLESPARPLGRVTVKVRCDSAAPWTVFVPAQVRLFRDIVTTTRPLKRAGIVEPQDVTLRERDISQITQGFLTSVDQAIGQKLVRPMVADQIVTLVHLEQAEVVRKGDQVVITARSGTLAVRMPGEALSNGGMNEQIRVKNLNSQRVIKAQVIAPGQVEVAM, from the coding sequence ATGAAAGCACAAACGACATTTTCTCGACGCCTGACCACTCATTGCCGCCACTGGCTCGGTGTGCTGCTGGCTGCCTGCCTGTTCGCCTCGGGGGGACGTGCCCTCGCCGATGCTCCGGTTACCTTGCCTGATCTCCTTATCGGCGTCACTCAGGGCTTTCTTGAATTCACCGTAGAAGACTATCTGGCTTCCAGTCAAACCGAAGGTCGCTACGAAATCGAAGTCAACCAGATCGATCCGCGCTTGCGCATGCCAATGTGCGACAAGGAATTGACTGCCTCCCTGGAGAGCCCCGCCAGGCCCCTGGGCCGGGTCACGGTGAAGGTTCGTTGCGACAGCGCGGCGCCCTGGACAGTGTTCGTGCCCGCCCAGGTGCGTCTGTTTCGCGACATCGTTACCACCACCCGACCACTGAAACGGGCTGGAATCGTTGAACCTCAGGACGTGACGCTGCGTGAACGGGATATCAGCCAGATCACCCAGGGGTTCCTGACCTCCGTCGATCAAGCCATCGGACAGAAACTTGTCCGACCAATGGTAGCCGATCAGATCGTGACCCTCGTGCACCTGGAACAAGCCGAAGTCGTGCGCAAGGGTGATCAGGTGGTGATTACCGCCCGCAGCGGCACCCTGGCCGTGCGAATGCCCGGCGAAGCCCTGTCCAACGGCGGCATGAATGAACAGATCCGGGTGAAAAACCTCAATTCCCAACGCGTCATCAAGGCGCAGGTGATCGCTCCAGGCCAGGTGGAGGTGGCCATGTAG
- the flgM gene encoding flagellar biosynthesis anti-sigma factor FlgM, with amino-acid sequence MVIDFNRLNSSSPLTGTTRTSASKETEKSSPAEQATAVKNGESVHLSDEAQQLQKVTDKLRDQPVVDNARVAELKAAIADGSYKVDSNRVASKLLNFEAQR; translated from the coding sequence ATGGTCATCGATTTCAACCGTTTAAACAGCTCTTCACCATTGACAGGCACTACGCGTACCAGCGCCAGCAAGGAAACCGAAAAATCCTCGCCGGCCGAGCAGGCTACCGCTGTCAAGAACGGGGAGTCGGTACACCTCAGTGATGAGGCTCAGCAGTTGCAGAAGGTCACTGACAAGCTGCGCGATCAACCTGTCGTCGACAACGCCCGCGTGGCCGAGTTGAAAGCAGCCATCGCCGATGGCAGCTATAAAGTCGACAGCAACCGTGTAGCCAGCAAACTGCTCAACTTCGAAGCCCAGCGCTAG
- a CDS encoding flagella synthesis protein FlgN, with product MHDTHLLQLIIDDFVPAQQLLELLQTESLALHGRDMPLLENILAQKQALIILLDQHGRKRSEILASLNLPANPDGLEQLASQSTIGDQLLAQSAVLNDLLAQCQAANARNGQSIQLQQAATANQLRILNGGEIPTLYDARGSTAKMVKHRPLSQA from the coding sequence ATGCACGACACTCATTTATTGCAACTGATCATCGACGACTTTGTTCCAGCGCAACAATTGCTGGAGCTTTTGCAGACCGAATCCCTGGCGCTGCACGGTCGCGACATGCCCTTGCTGGAAAATATCCTGGCACAGAAACAGGCATTGATCATTCTGCTCGATCAGCATGGCCGCAAGCGTAGCGAGATTCTCGCCAGCCTCAACCTGCCCGCCAACCCCGACGGCCTCGAACAACTGGCGAGCCAGTCGACGATCGGCGATCAGTTGTTGGCCCAAAGCGCAGTGCTCAATGACCTGCTCGCCCAGTGCCAGGCCGCGAACGCCCGCAATGGCCAGTCGATCCAGCTCCAGCAGGCCGCTACCGCCAACCAGTTGCGCATCCTCAATGGCGGCGAAATCCCGACGCTTTACGATGCTCGCGGCTCGACCGCCAAAATGGTCAAGCACCGCCCGCTCAGCCAGGCATGA